A window of the Roseburia sp. 831b genome harbors these coding sequences:
- the ribD gene encoding bifunctional diaminohydroxyphosphoribosylaminopyrimidine deaminase/5-amino-6-(5-phosphoribosylamino)uracil reductase RibD: protein MEPKQQTEDETYMRLATKLAKKGVGWVNPNPMVGAVIVKDGRIIGQGYHQKCGELHAERNAFADCKEDACGATLYVTLEPCCHTGRTAPCTQAILEHKIARVVIGSNDPNPLVAGGGIRILKEHGIEVKTGVLKEECDAINPVFFHYIKNKTPYVTMKYAMTMDGKIATKTGASKWITGEAARKRVHEERHKNMAIMVGIGTVRLDNPSLTTRLENYNAKNPIRIICDTNLATPLAATVVTTAKEQRTILATCCKGQEKWKPYEDASCEILLVKEENGRINLKDLMIQLGKMGIDSILLEGGGTLNEAALRAGIVKKVQTYIAPKIFGGDTAKSPVAGIGVNVPNDAFFLKNTTIEKIGDDFLLESEVVTCSPEL, encoded by the coding sequence ATGGAACCAAAACAGCAAACAGAAGATGAAACATACATGAGGCTCGCAACCAAGCTTGCAAAAAAAGGCGTTGGCTGGGTTAATCCGAATCCAATGGTCGGTGCGGTCATCGTCAAAGATGGCAGAATCATCGGGCAAGGTTATCACCAAAAATGTGGGGAATTACATGCGGAGCGAAATGCTTTTGCAGATTGTAAAGAGGATGCATGCGGGGCGACACTTTATGTGACGCTTGAGCCTTGCTGTCATACCGGCCGGACAGCGCCTTGTACACAGGCAATCCTAGAACATAAGATTGCGCGTGTGGTGATTGGTTCGAATGACCCGAATCCGCTTGTTGCGGGTGGCGGAATCCGGATTTTAAAAGAACATGGAATTGAAGTGAAAACCGGTGTCTTAAAAGAAGAATGCGATGCGATAAATCCCGTCTTTTTTCACTATATCAAGAATAAGACACCCTATGTGACGATGAAGTATGCCATGACAATGGATGGAAAAATAGCTACAAAAACCGGAGCGTCGAAGTGGATTACCGGAGAGGCTGCAAGAAAAAGAGTGCACGAGGAGCGCCATAAAAATATGGCAATCATGGTGGGAATCGGAACGGTTCGCCTGGATAATCCAAGCCTTACGACGAGGCTTGAAAATTACAATGCCAAGAATCCCATCCGCATTATCTGCGATACCAATCTTGCCACACCGCTTGCGGCAACGGTGGTTACGACCGCAAAGGAGCAGCGCACGATTCTGGCAACCTGCTGCAAGGGGCAGGAAAAGTGGAAACCATACGAGGATGCCAGCTGTGAGATTCTTCTGGTAAAAGAAGAAAATGGAAGGATTAACCTTAAGGATTTGATGATACAGCTTGGGAAAATGGGAATTGACAGCATTTTGCTAGAAGGCGGAGGAACCTTAAACGAGGCAGCACTCCGAGCCGGAATTGTAAAAAAAGTGCAGACCTACATTGCACCGAAAATTTTTGGCGGAGATACAGCGAAAAGCCCGGTTGCGGGAATTGGTGTAAATGTTCCAAATGATGCATTTTTCCTGAAAAATACAACAATTGAGAAAATTGGAGATGATTTTTTATTGGAAAGTGAGGTGGTGACATGTTCACCGGAATTGTAG
- the ribE gene encoding riboflavin synthase yields the protein MFTGIVEEIGTVEAVRKGASSAAMRIGAKEILSDIKVGDSIAVNGICLTVTSFDGKGFWVDVMPETLSRSSIGKAARGSAVNLERAMLCGGRFGGHIVSGHIDGTGTILEVQADDNAVWYTIAAEKGVMRYIVEKGSVAIDGISLTVAKVQEERFSVSVIPHTREKTILSRKKAGDIVNLENDVIGKYVEKLLQTPDTEKKPSNISKEFLLKNGF from the coding sequence ATGTTCACCGGAATTGTAGAGGAAATCGGAACCGTTGAGGCAGTCAGAAAAGGTGCCAGCTCTGCCGCAATGCGAATCGGCGCAAAAGAGATTCTATCGGATATCAAGGTAGGAGACAGTATTGCAGTCAATGGAATCTGTCTGACCGTAACTTCTTTTGACGGGAAGGGATTCTGGGTAGATGTTATGCCAGAGACGTTAAGCCGTTCTTCCATTGGAAAAGCGGCAAGAGGAAGTGCCGTGAATCTTGAGAGAGCGATGCTTTGTGGTGGCAGATTCGGCGGTCACATCGTCTCCGGCCACATCGATGGAACGGGAACGATTTTAGAGGTACAGGCAGATGACAATGCGGTCTGGTATACCATCGCCGCGGAGAAAGGGGTTATGCGCTATATCGTGGAAAAAGGATCGGTTGCAATCGATGGAATCAGTCTTACCGTCGCAAAAGTGCAGGAGGAGCGTTTTTCCGTGTCGGTGATTCCGCACACCAGGGAAAAAACTATACTTTCCAGAAAAAAAGCAGGCGACATTGTCAATTTAGAGAATGATGTCATTGGAAAATATGTGGAAAAACTTTTACAGACGCCAGATACGGAAAAGAAACCGTCCAATATTTCGAAAGAGTTTTTACTAAAAAATGGATTTTAG